From Orcinus orca chromosome 3, mOrcOrc1.1, whole genome shotgun sequence, a single genomic window includes:
- the LOC125964116 gene encoding transcription initiation factor TFIID subunit 7 has translation MSKSKDDAPHELESQFILRLPLEYASTVRRAVQSGHVNLKDRLTIELHPDGRHGIVRVDRVPLASKLVDLPCVMESLKTIDKKTFYKTADISQMLVATVDGDLYPPVEEPVATADPKASKKKDKDKEKKFVWNHGITLPLKNVRKRRFRKTAKKKYIESPDVEKEVKRLLSTDAEAVSTRWEIIAEDETKEAENQGLDISSPGMSGHRQGRDSLEHDELREIFNDLSSSSEDEDETQHQDEEDINIIDTEEDLERQLQDKLNESDEHHQEDEGTNQLVMGIQKQIDNMKGKLQETQDRAKRQEDLILKVENLALKNRFQAVLDELKQKEDREKEQLSSLQEELESLLEK, from the coding sequence atgagtaAGAGCAAAGATGATGCTCCTCACGAACTAGAGAGCCAGTTTATCTTACGCCTACCTCTGGAGTATGCCTCTACCGTGAGGCGGGCGGTACAGTCTGGTCATGTCAACCTGAAGGACAGACTGACAATTGAGTTACACCCTGATGGGCGTCATGGAATTGTCAGAGTGGACCGGGTCCCATTGGCGTCAAAATTGGTAGATCTGCCATGTGTTATggaaagtttgaaaaccattgatAAAAAAACCTTTTACAAGACAGCTGATATCTCTCAGATGCTTGTTGCTACAGTTGACGGTGATCTCTATCCTCCTGTTGAGGAACCAGTTGCCACTGCTGATCccaaagcaagcaagaaaaaggataaggacaaagagaaaaagtTTGTATGGAACCATGGAATTACTCTGCCTCtaaaaaatgtcagaaagagaaggttCCGTAAGACAGCAAAGAAGAAGTATATTGAGTCTCCAGATgtggaaaaagaagtaaagcggTTGCTGAGCACAGATGCTGAAGCTGTCAGTACCCGTTGGGAAATAATTGCTGAAGATGaaacaaaagaagcagaaaaccAAGGCCTTGATATCTCTTCCCCAGGCATGTCTGGCCACAGGCAGGGCCGTGACTCATTAGAACATGATGAGCTTCGGGAGATATTCAATGACCTTAGCAGCAGCAGTGAAGATGAAGATGAGACACAGCATCAAGATGAAGAAGACATAAACATCATTGACACTGAGGAAGATCTGGAAAGGCAGCTACAGGACAAGCTAAATGAGTCAGATGAACACCACCAAGAAGACGAGGGAACTAATCAGCTGGTTATGGGAATTCAGAAACAGATTGATAACATGAAAGGCAAGCTCCAAGAGACCCAGGACAGGGCAAAGCGACAGGAGGATCTCATCCTGAAAGTGGAAAACCTGGCTCTCAAGAACAGATTTCAGGCTGTGCTGGATGAACTGAAACAAAAGGAAGACCGAGAAAAGGAGCAGCTCAGCTCTTTGCAAGAAGAGCTAGAATCACTCCTAGAGAAGTGA
- the LOC125964118 gene encoding mitochondrial ornithine transporter 2-like yields the protein MKSNPAIQAAIDLTAGALGGTACVLTGQPFDTLKVKMQTFPGLYKGLVDCGLKTYSQVGLRGFYKGTGPALMAYVAENSVLFLCYGFCQQFVRKVVGLDKQTKLNDLQTAAAGSVASAFGALALCPTELVKCRLQTMHELEMSGRIAKSHNTVWSVVKSILRKDGPLGFYHGLTSTLFQVVPGYFFFFGGYELSRSFFASDGSKDELGPVPLMLSGGIAGICLWLVIYPVDCIKSRIQVLSMFGKQAGLIRTLLSVVKKEGVAALYSGLKATLIRAFPANAALFLAYEYSRKMMMSQFEAY from the coding sequence ATGAAATCCAATCCTGCCATCCAAGCCGCCATCGACCTCACCGCGGGGGCCCTTGGGGGCACAGCATGCGTCCTGACCGGGCAGCCCTTCGACACACTGAAAGTGAAGATGCAGACGTTCCCTGGCCTGTACAAGGGCCTCGTCGACTGTGGCCTGAAGACGTACTCCCAGGTGGGTTTGCGGGGCTTCTACAAAGGGACCGGCCCCGCGCTGATGGCCTACGTCGCCGAGAACTCAGTCCTCTTCTTGTGCTACGGCTTCTGCCAACAGTTCGTGAGGAAAGTGGTTGGATTGGACAAGCAGACGAAGCTGAATGATCTGCAGACTGCGGCCGCTGGTTCCGTCGCCTCTGCGTTTGGCGCGCTGGCCCTGTGCCCCACTGAGCTGGTGAAGTGCCGGCTGCAGACCATGCACGAACTGGAGATGTCAGGGAGGATAGCAAAAAGCCATAATACAGTTTGGTCCGTCGTGAAGAGTATCCTTAGAAAGGATGGCCCCTTGGGCTTCTACCACGGACTCACGAGCACTCTGTTTCAAGTAGTACCaggctatttcttcttcttcgGTGGCTATGAACTGAGCCGATCGTTTTTTGCCTCGGATGGATCAAAAGATGAACTAGGCCCTGTCCCCTTGATGTTAAGCGGTGGAATTGCTGGAATTTGTCTTTGGCTTGTCATATACCCAGTGGATTGTATCAAATCCAGAATTCAGGTTCTTTCCATGTTTGGAAAACAGGCAGGACTTATCAGAACTCTTTTAAGTGTTGTGAAAAAGGAAGGAGTAGCAGCTTTATATTCTGGTCTGAAAGCTACTTTGATTCGAGCGTTCCCTGCCAATGCGGCACTATTTTTGGCTTATGAATACAGCAGGAAGATGATGATGAGCCAGTTTGAAGCATACTGA